One Lachnospiraceae bacterium C1.1 genomic region harbors:
- a CDS encoding CpaF family protein, translated as MRDLKKLKEKLHDEILLKIDLSREVSDEEMEEIINECILNETTESYIPLRDKIRLRTDLFDSIRKKGVIQQLIDDPSVTEIMVNGTGGIFIEKGGGLFKWDKNFESKEELNDVVQQIAAYSNRVVNEASPIVDARLENGSRVNVVLDPVALNGPILTIRRFPEHPIEMDDLISFGAITTEAADFVKKLVIAGYNIFVSGGTGSGKTTFLNALSQFIPKETRIITIEDSAELQINGIPNLVRLETRNANAEGCAGISIRDLIKSSLRMRPDRIIVGEVRDGAAFDFLQAANTGHDGSLSTGHANSAHDMISRLEMMVLMSGMELPLSAIRRQIASAVDIIIHLGRLRDKSRKVLEITEIRGFEDGEVVTEPIFKFDGHSLKKVNELRSKMKLERSGLL; from the coding sequence ATGAGGGATTTAAAAAAGCTTAAAGAAAAACTTCATGATGAAATTCTTTTAAAAATAGACTTATCAAGAGAAGTTTCGGATGAGGAAATGGAGGAGATAATCAATGAATGTATTCTTAATGAGACCACGGAGAGCTATATTCCGCTGAGGGATAAGATCCGGCTGAGAACAGATCTTTTTGATTCCATAAGAAAAAAAGGAGTCATACAGCAGCTGATCGATGATCCGTCGGTAACGGAAATAATGGTCAACGGAACAGGCGGAATTTTTATCGAAAAGGGCGGAGGCCTTTTTAAATGGGATAAAAATTTCGAATCTAAAGAAGAATTAAACGATGTGGTACAGCAGATCGCCGCCTATTCCAACAGGGTCGTAAATGAGGCATCGCCGATCGTCGATGCAAGACTGGAAAATGGATCAAGAGTAAACGTGGTTTTGGATCCGGTGGCACTTAACGGGCCGATCCTTACTATCAGACGATTTCCGGAGCATCCTATTGAAATGGATGATCTCATCAGCTTCGGTGCCATTACAACTGAGGCAGCAGATTTTGTCAAAAAGCTTGTTATAGCAGGTTACAATATCTTTGTATCAGGCGGAACAGGCTCAGGTAAAACAACATTTCTAAATGCACTTTCACAGTTTATTCCAAAAGAAACACGAATAATTACAATCGAAGATTCAGCAGAATTACAGATAAACGGCATTCCCAATCTCGTAAGGCTGGAGACCAGAAATGCCAATGCAGAAGGTTGCGCAGGTATCAGCATCCGAGACCTTATCAAGAGCAGCCTGCGCATGCGGCCTGACAGGATCATAGTTGGAGAGGTCCGGGACGGAGCTGCATTTGACTTCCTGCAGGCAGCGAATACAGGACACGACGGCTCCCTGTCTACAGGACATGCCAACAGTGCACACGATATGATTTCAAGGCTTGAGATGATGGTTCTCATGAGTGGAATGGAACTTCCGTTGTCTGCTATCAGAAGACAGATTGCATCTGCGGTTGACATAATTATACATCTGGGACGACTCCGGGATAAAAGCCGAAAAGTTCTTGAGATTACCGAGATAAGGGGTTTTGAGGACGGAGAAGTGGTGACTGAACCCATATTTAAGTTTGACGGACATAGTCTGAAAAAAGTAAATGAACTGCGGTCAAAGATGAAACTTGAACGGAGCGGACTTTTATGA
- a CDS encoding A24 family peptidase, which produces MRIFILFWLLAAGSITDLRYRRVENLLSLTGFLTGLMLDIFCLGPAGTIDAAIAAFLVFMVLYPMFSIRLIGAGDIKFLMAVSMFLGRDMLMASLVPIAAASVVIMLLMVFRKGRWKDLQIPMTIPISLGILSTVKI; this is translated from the coding sequence ATGAGAATATTTATTCTTTTCTGGCTTCTTGCCGCAGGTTCGATCACAGATCTGCGATATAGAAGAGTTGAGAATCTATTGTCGCTTACGGGATTTCTGACAGGGCTTATGCTTGATATATTTTGTCTCGGACCCGCTGGAACAATAGATGCAGCGATAGCAGCATTTTTAGTTTTTATGGTGCTATATCCGATGTTTTCAATTCGACTGATAGGAGCCGGAGATATTAAATTTTTGATGGCTGTCAGTATGTTTCTGGGCCGGGATATGCTCATGGCAAGCCTGGTTCCGATCGCGGCCGCATCGGTTGTGATAATGTTGCTGATGGTATTCAGGAAAGGCAGATGGAAAGATCTGCAGATACCGATGACGATACCTATTAGTTTAGGAATTTTATCTACGGTAAAAATATAG
- a CDS encoding Flp1 family type IVb pilin has translation MKVFRRFLKEEDAMGTVEVVLIIVVLVLLVTLFKKAIKPVVEKALKKITTDSTSIIG, from the coding sequence ATGAAAGTGTTCAGAAGATTTCTTAAAGAAGAAGATGCCATGGGTACAGTTGAAGTAGTACTTATTATCGTAGTGCTGGTTCTCTTAGTAACTCTCTTCAAGAAGGCTATTAAGCCTGTAGTTGAGAAGGCATTAAAGAAGATAACAACTGATTCAACATCTATTATCGGTTAA
- the feoB gene encoding ferrous iron transport protein B: protein MAVRIALIGNPNCGKTTMFNALTGASQYVGNWPGVTVEKKEGHLKGDKDVIITDLPGIYSLSPYTLEEVVSRDYLLKDKPEAIINLVDATNIERNLYLTTQVLEIGIPVVIALNMMDIIKKRGDSIDVKKLSAELGCEVVETSALKEDGLDKVVEAAKKLAAAHKTYIPEKKFSEETEQAIAEVDAALPQSIAGEAQRRWYAIKFIEQDSKVLESTSIPADADSKIKEVVKRLETANDDTTESVITNERYDYIVKVVASCIKKPKNKVSTSDAIDRIVTNRVLGIPIFLVIMGFVYWFSVGSGIGTMGTDWVNDVLFGEIIPPAVEGALVSAGASDILIDVIVNGIIGGVGSVLGFLPQMVMLFLCLSILEDVGYMVRIAFVMDRVFRHFGLSGKSFIPLIIGAGCGVPGIQASRTIENDNDRRLTIMTATYIPCGAKLPVIALIEGVIFGGSWYLATLMYFIGIAAVLIVAIILKKTKYFHGQAAPFVMELPAYHIPAAKTVLMHVWERAWAFIKKAGTVLFLACIVMWFISSYGFEGGAFGLVEDANNSLIAAIGGVLAPLFIPLGFGTWQAVASSLSGFIAKESIVSTMSILAGLGEEAEEEAQLWSGVQAFFPAATIAVSSFSFLLFNLLDSPCLAAITTGMKEMNSKAWSTFMIVFQNLFAYLVSFMVYQIGCLVVYGTFSVGTVIGFIILAALLFGMFRPDPYKNSELQAKRSVA from the coding sequence ATGGCAGTAAGAATTGCATTAATAGGTAATCCGAACTGTGGTAAAACTACCATGTTCAATGCTCTTACCGGAGCAAGCCAGTATGTCGGAAACTGGCCGGGTGTAACTGTAGAGAAGAAGGAAGGACATCTTAAGGGTGATAAGGATGTTATCATCACTGACCTTCCGGGTATTTATTCACTTTCACCTTACACACTTGAGGAAGTTGTAAGCCGTGACTATCTCTTAAAGGATAAGCCGGAGGCAATAATCAACCTCGTTGATGCAACAAACATTGAGCGTAATTTATATCTTACAACTCAGGTTCTTGAGATCGGTATACCTGTAGTTATAGCCCTCAACATGATGGATATCATCAAAAAGAGAGGCGACAGCATTGATGTTAAGAAACTTTCCGCAGAGCTTGGATGTGAGGTAGTTGAGACTTCAGCTCTTAAGGAAGACGGTCTTGATAAGGTTGTTGAAGCAGCAAAGAAGCTTGCAGCGGCACACAAGACATATATACCTGAGAAGAAATTCTCAGAGGAGACTGAGCAGGCTATAGCTGAGGTTGATGCAGCTCTTCCTCAGAGTATTGCAGGTGAGGCTCAGAGAAGATGGTATGCTATCAAGTTTATCGAGCAGGACAGCAAGGTTCTTGAGAGTACAAGTATTCCTGCAGATGCAGACAGCAAAATTAAAGAAGTTGTAAAGAGACTTGAGACAGCAAATGATGATACAACTGAAAGTGTTATCACAAACGAGAGATATGATTATATCGTTAAGGTTGTTGCAAGCTGCATCAAGAAGCCTAAGAATAAGGTTTCAACTTCTGATGCCATCGACAGAATAGTTACAAACAGAGTCCTTGGTATTCCGATCTTCCTTGTTATCATGGGATTTGTATATTGGTTCTCAGTAGGAAGCGGTATCGGTACAATGGGTACTGACTGGGTAAATGATGTACTCTTTGGTGAGATCATTCCTCCTGCAGTAGAGGGCGCACTTGTATCAGCAGGTGCAAGCGATATTCTTATCGATGTAATTGTAAACGGTATTATCGGTGGTGTAGGTTCCGTTCTTGGCTTCCTTCCTCAGATGGTAATGCTTTTCCTCTGCCTCTCAATTCTTGAGGACGTTGGATACATGGTTCGTATCGCTTTCGTTATGGATAGAGTTTTCCGTCATTTTGGCCTTTCAGGAAAGAGCTTTATACCGCTCATCATCGGAGCAGGATGTGGTGTTCCCGGAATCCAGGCATCAAGAACTATCGAGAATGACAATGACCGTCGTCTTACTATCATGACAGCAACTTACATCCCTTGCGGAGCTAAGCTTCCTGTTATTGCACTTATCGAAGGTGTTATCTTCGGCGGTTCATGGTATCTTGCAACATTAATGTATTTCATCGGTATTGCAGCAGTTCTTATCGTTGCTATCATCTTAAAGAAGACCAAGTATTTCCATGGTCAGGCAGCACCTTTTGTTATGGAGCTTCCTGCATATCATATTCCTGCAGCTAAGACAGTTCTTATGCATGTATGGGAGAGAGCATGGGCATTCATTAAGAAAGCAGGAACAGTTCTTTTCCTTGCCTGCATCGTAATGTGGTTCATTTCATCTTATGGATTTGAAGGCGGTGCATTTGGTCTTGTAGAGGATGCAAATAATTCGCTTATCGCAGCTATCGGTGGTGTGCTTGCTCCGCTCTTTATTCCTCTCGGATTTGGAACATGGCAGGCAGTTGCTTCTTCGCTTTCAGGATTTATCGCAAAGGAGTCGATCGTTTCAACGATGTCTATTCTTGCAGGTCTTGGTGAGGAGGCAGAAGAAGAGGCTCAGCTCTGGAGCGGGGTTCAGGCTTTCTTCCCGGCAGCTACCATAGCTGTAAGCTCATTTTCATTCCTTCTTTTCAACCTGCTTGATTCACCTTGTCTTGCAGCGATCACAACGGGTATGAAGGAAATGAACTCAAAGGCATGGTCAACATTTATGATCGTATTCCAGAATCTCTTTGCATACCTTGTATCATTCATGGTATATCAGATCGGATGCCTTGTAGTTTATGGAACATTCTCAGTTGGAACTGTAATCGGATTTATCATTCTGGCAGCACTTCTCTTTGGAATGTTCAGACCTGATCCTTATAAGAATTCTGAACTTCAGGCAAAGAGGTCTGTTGCGTAA
- a CDS encoding FeoA family protein, with protein MMPLTMVNPGEEFTVQKVGGLDDTKRFLNNLGFTEGAKVTVVSKISENLIVNVRDSRVALDADLAKKIMV; from the coding sequence ATGATGCCTTTAACAATGGTTAATCCGGGAGAAGAGTTCACTGTACAGAAGGTTGGAGGGCTTGACGATACAAAACGTTTCCTCAACAATCTTGGCTTTACAGAAGGAGCTAAAGTAACGGTCGTATCAAAAATTTCGGAAAACCTTATAGTAAATGTTAGGGATTCAAGAGTAGCTCTTGATGCCGATTTAGCAAAAAAAATTATGGTCTGA
- a CDS encoding DUF5702 domain-containing protein, with product MKFRGSVTVFLSLIMGIIMSLIFMTVESARYSTEKMRIEMISRMGLESIFAEYNRELLKEYDLLFIDSSYGNSSSSLTETRDHLKEYIGYNVRPSKGIISPGSGEIYGLKLKGAEIANPSYATDNAGSVFKRQAIEAVKNRYGVGIAERALELKKEYEGSGIKKEDVEKRREKIREELKDADLGSKGNKLKKVFDKRRGNIANIVYGGFFSPKETELQLKGLASYRENKTGIGLVRPDYNPNDFLNERLFEQYLLWKCSDFTKDLGHSSCNYELEYIINGKNTDAANLRETVTKLFFIREAADTMAVFKDSGKQAQAKATALPIAAVVALLLHVDIEEALTNMILVSWGFAEAVVDVRVLLGGGRVALVKSEKDWNIKTVLGIPLFMTEKGKSSSVGMSYRDYLLLLLMTTGQKKKAMRAMDVIEMNMRTKAGNSHFRMDGCFEYLEADLKFRDRSGRKFEIRRDYSYMNVIE from the coding sequence ATGAAATTCAGAGGATCGGTTACGGTTTTTTTAAGCCTGATCATGGGAATAATCATGTCATTGATTTTTATGACAGTTGAAAGCGCCCGTTACAGCACAGAAAAAATGAGAATTGAAATGATAAGCAGGATGGGGCTTGAGTCCATTTTCGCTGAATACAACCGTGAACTGCTTAAGGAATATGATCTGCTTTTTATTGATTCCTCTTATGGAAATTCAAGCTCGTCGTTAACAGAAACGAGAGATCATTTAAAAGAATATATAGGATATAATGTCAGACCTTCCAAGGGGATCATATCCCCGGGAAGTGGAGAAATATATGGCTTAAAGCTTAAAGGAGCAGAAATCGCCAATCCCTCTTACGCGACAGATAATGCCGGAAGCGTGTTTAAGCGGCAGGCAATAGAGGCTGTAAAAAACCGCTACGGTGTTGGGATTGCTGAAAGAGCACTTGAGCTTAAGAAAGAATACGAGGGCAGCGGAATTAAGAAGGAGGATGTTGAAAAAAGACGGGAAAAGATCCGCGAAGAGCTTAAGGATGCTGACCTCGGATCAAAAGGAAACAAGCTTAAAAAGGTATTTGATAAAAGAAGGGGAAATATAGCAAATATTGTTTACGGGGGATTCTTTAGTCCTAAGGAAACAGAACTGCAGCTTAAAGGGCTTGCATCTTATCGGGAAAACAAAACAGGAATAGGTCTTGTAAGACCGGATTATAATCCAAATGATTTCTTAAATGAAAGACTCTTTGAGCAGTATCTGCTTTGGAAATGCTCTGATTTTACAAAGGATCTGGGACACAGCAGCTGTAATTACGAACTTGAATATATCATAAACGGTAAGAATACAGATGCTGCAAATCTGCGCGAGACAGTGACGAAACTCTTTTTTATAAGAGAAGCAGCGGATACAATGGCAGTTTTTAAGGACTCAGGAAAGCAGGCGCAGGCTAAAGCGACGGCTCTGCCTATAGCAGCCGTCGTGGCTTTGCTGCTGCATGTTGATATAGAGGAAGCCCTGACAAATATGATACTTGTAAGCTGGGGATTTGCCGAGGCGGTCGTAGACGTAAGGGTATTACTCGGTGGAGGCAGGGTTGCTTTGGTGAAATCTGAAAAAGACTGGAATATCAAAACAGTTCTCGGGATACCTTTATTTATGACAGAAAAAGGTAAAAGTTCTTCGGTGGGAATGTCTTACAGGGATTATCTTTTACTTTTGCTTATGACCACAGGTCAGAAAAAGAAAGCCATGCGTGCCATGGATGTTATTGAGATGAATATGAGAACCAAAGCCGGAAATTCGCATTTCAGAATGGATGGGTGTTTTGAATATCTTGAGGCAGATCTGAAATTCAGGGACAGATCCGGCAGAAAATTTGAAATAAGACGTGATTACAGTTATATGAATGTCATTGAATGA
- a CDS encoding prepilin peptidase: MLSGIILIIFLLLSTVTDLKEKKIYLKLSVIFFIAGILLDSFNLNISLYDAIFAMTIGFALIGISFLTREKIGIGDGIVFCVTGVYLGFWGNLFLLTAAFFLSACFSAGALILRKADRTSRIPMLPFILIPAIYEIFVMGAL; encoded by the coding sequence ATGCTTTCAGGAATAATATTGATCATATTTTTACTGCTTTCGACAGTGACAGATTTGAAAGAAAAGAAAATATACCTGAAGTTGTCAGTAATATTTTTTATTGCAGGTATTTTATTGGATTCTTTTAATCTGAATATCAGCCTGTATGATGCCATTTTTGCTATGACAATAGGCTTTGCGCTTATAGGAATTTCATTTTTGACAAGAGAAAAGATCGGCATTGGAGACGGGATTGTCTTTTGCGTAACAGGTGTATATCTTGGATTCTGGGGAAATTTATTTCTTCTGACAGCAGCTTTCTTTTTATCAGCCTGTTTTTCTGCCGGAGCACTGATCCTTAGAAAAGCTGACAGGACAAGTCGGATACCTATGCTTCCCTTTATCCTGATCCCGGCAATATATGAAATATTTGTCATGGGGGCATTATGA
- a CDS encoding type II secretion system F family protein: MQIVIINILMLIAFCMVFIVSRNTETEKKGSRIELIFYRAAAYIDKFKAPTVSRDMLRQQKLLHPTGKAGDLVRDYRIKKISEFLIIIFAGNILALILALNSGDAGKAVESLEFKRNSFGEGVRTESLDIFVDGKTAEKNSEIEISERRYDPEELKKAFQELKKILPEIIVGENESLKKVDHDLSLPLKYENYPIEISWYSSDYNIMDSYGVIDEDFFEKDGAEIELTAALDYYGEHDELVIPLKVYPREMSPEEALKAAVKRAIKANDMAGISSDSIVLPDEVEGKSVSYSHPESNAGMTVFILGIVAAFVIFHLRDDEVKKAVEKRDALMSEDYPEIVSRLTLLLSAGMTIRGAFEKTALDYEKDKVRGKCPERYAYEEMLVAVRQMKSGKSEMAAYQDFGSRSASPRFNKLGSLLSQNLKKGSSGLLNILEYETKDAFEDRKAIARRKGEEAGTRLLLPMGMMLMIVLVVVVVPSIITFA, translated from the coding sequence ATGCAGATCGTTATTATAAATATTTTAATGCTGATCGCCTTTTGCATGGTTTTTATAGTCAGCAGAAATACAGAAACAGAAAAAAAAGGCAGCAGGATCGAGCTGATATTTTACCGTGCGGCTGCCTATATAGATAAATTTAAGGCTCCAACGGTAAGCAGAGATATGCTGAGACAGCAAAAACTCCTGCATCCCACGGGTAAGGCCGGGGATCTGGTCAGAGATTACAGGATAAAAAAGATTTCGGAATTTCTGATAATTATTTTTGCCGGAAATATTCTGGCACTGATACTTGCTCTTAATAGCGGAGATGCCGGAAAGGCGGTGGAAAGCCTTGAATTTAAGAGAAACAGCTTTGGAGAAGGCGTGAGGACAGAAAGTCTTGATATATTCGTAGATGGTAAAACGGCTGAAAAGAATTCAGAAATCGAGATATCGGAGAGGCGATACGATCCGGAGGAATTGAAGAAAGCTTTTCAGGAATTAAAAAAGATTCTTCCGGAAATTATAGTCGGAGAAAATGAATCGCTTAAAAAGGTGGATCATGACCTTTCTTTGCCGCTTAAATATGAAAATTATCCGATAGAGATAAGCTGGTACAGCAGTGATTACAACATCATGGACAGCTATGGCGTCATTGATGAGGATTTTTTTGAAAAGGATGGTGCAGAGATAGAGCTTACTGCGGCGCTGGACTATTACGGGGAACATGATGAACTGGTCATTCCGCTAAAGGTATATCCCAGGGAAATGAGTCCTGAGGAGGCGCTTAAAGCAGCTGTAAAAAGGGCGATAAAAGCCAATGATATGGCGGGGATATCTTCGGATTCGATAGTGCTCCCTGACGAAGTAGAGGGCAAAAGCGTAAGCTACAGCCATCCTGAGAGCAACGCCGGAATGACAGTATTTATCCTGGGAATTGTGGCAGCATTTGTCATTTTTCACCTGAGAGATGATGAGGTTAAGAAGGCTGTTGAAAAAAGAGATGCTCTGATGTCGGAGGACTATCCGGAGATCGTAAGCCGCCTGACACTTTTACTCAGCGCAGGTATGACGATAAGAGGAGCTTTTGAAAAAACAGCTCTTGATTATGAAAAAGACAAGGTCAGGGGAAAGTGCCCTGAACGATATGCCTATGAAGAAATGCTCGTTGCAGTAAGGCAGATGAAGAGCGGAAAAAGCGAAATGGCTGCGTATCAGGACTTTGGAAGCAGGAGTGCGTCTCCAAGATTTAATAAGCTCGGATCGCTTCTGAGTCAGAATTTGAAGAAAGGTTCGTCGGGACTTTTAAATATTCTCGAATATGAGACAAAAGATGCCTTTGAAGACAGAAAGGCAATTGCAAGGAGGAAAGGCGAGGAGGCCGGAACAAGGCTTCTGCTGCCGATGGGTATGATGCTCATGATAGTCCTTGTGGTAGTTGTGGTCCCTTCGATAATAACTTTCGCATAA
- a CDS encoding pilus assembly protein has product MPFCEKIKLHFKKYSRKEHSPLCFYINKKINNENSKDKAKSKRGSVSASFFKRKGSLTVEAALVLPLFLFAMIALIYMSEAIRFSGNLQAALSETAREASVYSYPFKELTGRSSIGGAAGSKIMGAAGAKAVVLERLGGDYINSSPVRKGSGGISFIHSDVLKNEMIDLAAVWETDIPFIPDELKSIKIIDRARVRAFTGYDNTHASSSDDDEEDEEIVYVTDYGTVYHRNRNCRHLKLSIENVKKSDIGSKRNEYGAKYYKCEYCGSREAGIYFITTDGDRYHSSATCPGLKRTIHEQLLSETDLPACSDCGR; this is encoded by the coding sequence GTGCCCTTTTGCGAAAAAATAAAATTACATTTCAAAAAATATAGTAGAAAAGAACACTCTCCCTTGTGTTTTTATATAAATAAAAAAATTAATAATGAGAACTCGAAAGACAAAGCAAAGAGCAAAAGGGGATCCGTCAGCGCTTCCTTTTTTAAAAGAAAAGGAAGCCTTACTGTAGAAGCAGCTCTGGTCTTACCTCTCTTTCTCTTCGCCATGATAGCCCTGATTTACATGAGCGAAGCAATCAGGTTTTCCGGCAATCTGCAGGCAGCTTTGTCGGAGACCGCCAGAGAGGCTTCAGTATACAGTTATCCCTTTAAGGAACTTACGGGAAGAAGTTCGATCGGAGGGGCAGCGGGCTCAAAGATAATGGGCGCTGCGGGTGCCAAAGCGGTAGTTTTGGAACGCCTCGGCGGAGATTATATAAATTCGTCTCCTGTAAGGAAAGGAAGCGGTGGGATAAGCTTTATTCATTCAGATGTTTTGAAGAATGAAATGATCGATCTTGCTGCAGTTTGGGAGACAGATATACCTTTTATCCCGGATGAGCTGAAAAGCATAAAGATAATTGACCGTGCAAGGGTGAGAGCTTTCACAGGATATGATAATACACATGCATCTTCTTCAGATGATGACGAAGAAGACGAAGAGATTGTATATGTAACAGATTACGGAACTGTTTATCATAGAAATCGAAACTGCAGACATTTGAAGCTCAGCATAGAAAATGTAAAGAAGTCGGATATTGGATCTAAAAGAAATGAATATGGTGCTAAATACTACAAGTGTGAATACTGTGGATCGCGCGAAGCAGGGATTTATTTTATAACAACTGATGGTGATCGCTATCACAGCTCGGCGACCTGTCCGGGATTAAAAAGAACTATACATGAGCAGCTGCTTTCAGAAACGGATCTGCCGGCATGCTCGGATTGTGGGAGATAA
- a CDS encoding ferrous iron transport protein A encodes MRTMREAKVGETVKVVNIKGDGALKRRIMDMGITKNCEVYVRKVAPLGDPVEVTVRGYELTLRKDDAEIIEIQ; translated from the coding sequence TTGCGTACAATGCGAGAGGCCAAGGTCGGTGAGACCGTCAAGGTTGTTAACATTAAGGGCGACGGTGCGTTAAAAAGACGTATCATGGATATGGGAATCACAAAAAATTGTGAAGTCTATGTCAGAAAGGTAGCTCCTTTAGGAGATCCTGTAGAAGTTACCGTCCGCGGATATGAGCTCACACTCAGAAAAGACGACGCGGAGATAATCGAAATACAGTAA
- a CDS encoding DUF6382 domain-containing protein, with protein MEIEIRNENRRSTMIIRKENFERALLQEKMLLKNSIEGAARLQLSFLNGEAFYRIDLKNYKNLKELFKGRKMDFSDVDHLLRSLSGLIARLDNYLLKAEEILLDPEYIFYDESAKEWIFICLPYNDDNSGAEKLAEFLVDTVDENDSDAIELSSDYFNIAAEGGISPAALTKKEMKSKKSAKAVKRKKVMRHEMKIPEIPREEYNNKKSAKKTDDPNRQRNLFTGIAICVLLSLMAVGLYIMVLMNPQLLFYIGLSGDDYLAAGAIIAVVFAAAIIGVIHFFKKKTDTDKKSGSLHTDLTEADNFYRDDHTDEDFYEMDYLDEEIEKARYCVYENDEYESFGEDEPDRSGLQNEEDKSYIKTYEEDDEEETVLLTDYNRGSGKKASLKGRLKGEELIFNIGEEAFLIGKMKGKANGVINDSGVSRIHACIRKTGNRYFINDLNSTNGTCLNERRLQPDENAEITDGDIIKFGHVTMRFSI; from the coding sequence ATGGAGATTGAGATAAGAAATGAAAATCGTCGTTCGACAATGATCATAAGAAAAGAAAATTTTGAGAGGGCATTGCTTCAGGAAAAAATGCTCTTGAAGAACAGTATTGAAGGTGCAGCAAGACTGCAGCTGAGCTTCCTTAACGGAGAGGCTTTTTACAGGATAGATCTTAAAAATTATAAGAATCTAAAAGAGCTTTTTAAGGGAAGAAAGATGGATTTTTCGGATGTGGATCATTTATTGAGATCTTTATCCGGACTGATCGCAAGACTTGATAATTATCTCTTAAAAGCAGAAGAGATATTATTGGATCCGGAATATATTTTCTATGACGAATCAGCGAAAGAATGGATCTTTATTTGTCTTCCGTACAATGATGATAATTCGGGAGCTGAAAAGCTGGCGGAGTTTCTGGTGGATACGGTTGATGAAAATGATTCTGATGCGATAGAGCTCAGCAGTGATTATTTCAATATAGCTGCAGAAGGCGGGATTTCGCCGGCAGCTCTTACCAAAAAGGAAATGAAGTCCAAAAAATCCGCAAAGGCGGTAAAAAGAAAGAAAGTCATGCGGCATGAAATGAAAATACCGGAAATCCCCAGAGAGGAATACAATAATAAAAAATCTGCTAAAAAGACAGATGATCCAAATAGACAAAGAAATCTTTTCACAGGCATAGCTATATGTGTTCTTTTATCGCTGATGGCAGTCGGACTTTATATCATGGTGCTTATGAATCCTCAGCTGCTTTTTTATATAGGGCTTAGCGGAGATGATTATCTGGCGGCGGGGGCAATAATAGCCGTAGTTTTTGCAGCGGCAATTATAGGGGTCATACATTTCTTTAAGAAGAAAACGGATACAGATAAGAAAAGCGGATCGCTTCATACAGATCTGACAGAAGCAGATAATTTTTACAGAGATGATCATACGGATGAGGATTTTTATGAAATGGATTATCTGGATGAAGAAATAGAAAAAGCAAGATACTGCGTATATGAAAATGATGAATATGAAAGCTTTGGGGAAGATGAACCTGATAGATCTGGTCTGCAGAATGAAGAAGATAAAAGCTATATAAAAACATATGAAGAAGATGATGAAGAAGAAACTGTTCTTTTGACGGATTATAACAGGGGATCAGGCAAAAAGGCATCTCTTAAGGGGAGATTAAAGGGGGAAGAGCTTATATTCAATATAGGTGAAGAAGCATTTCTAATAGGAAAGATGAAAGGAAAGGCAAACGGGGTAATTAATGATTCCGGTGTGAGTCGGATACATGCGTGCATAAGAAAGACAGGAAACAGGTATTTTATAAATGATCTGAATTCGACTAACGGAACATGTCTGAATGAAAGGCGTTTACAGCCGGATGAGAATGCAGAGATAACTGACGGTGATATTATAAAGTTCGGACATGTTACAATGCGATTTAGTATATAA
- a CDS encoding pilus assembly protein, which produces MKSISKKSYNAYFTVELALLFPIIFSVIVLIIYTAFLVHDRAVLDSAAYEAALRGSAISYKGADIEGKVKNEAKDLLDKRLFVTKNIKIEVDITQKEIKVKCSGDFRIPSGLIWARELRNKGKHIEVTGVAERLNPGQVIRDTRMIKNIAGLGGGHGD; this is translated from the coding sequence ATGAAATCAATATCTAAAAAAAGCTATAATGCCTATTTTACTGTGGAACTGGCACTGCTTTTTCCTATAATTTTTTCGGTGATCGTTTTGATCATATATACTGCTTTCCTTGTGCATGACAGAGCAGTTTTGGACAGCGCGGCGTATGAGGCTGCTCTCAGGGGAAGCGCCATAAGCTATAAAGGTGCAGATATTGAGGGAAAAGTAAAAAATGAAGCAAAGGATCTTTTGGATAAAAGGCTTTTTGTGACAAAAAATATCAAGATAGAGGTTGACATAACACAGAAAGAAATAAAAGTGAAATGCAGCGGAGATTTCAGGATCCCATCGGGTCTTATATGGGCCAGGGAGCTCAGAAATAAGGGAAAGCATATTGAAGTCACCGGAGTTGCAGAGAGATTAAATCCCGGACAGGTGATCCGGGATACAAGGATGATAAAAAACATAGCGGGTCTGGGAGGCGGCCATGGAGATTGA